The genomic stretch CTCCGAGATGCTCATCTCGTTGTCGTTCAGGATGATCAGCATCTTGCGCTGCGTGTCGCCGATGGTGTTCAGGGCGGCCAGCGCCATGCCGCCGGTCAGGCTGCCGTCGCCGATCACGGCGGCCACGTGGTAGTCCTGCCCCAGGGCGTCCCGGGCCATCGCCATGCCCAGGGCGTTCGCCAGGCTGGTGCTGGCGTGCCCCACCGTGATCGCATCGTGTGGGGACTCGCTGACCTTGGTGAACCCCGAGAGGCCGCCCTCTTTTTTCACCGTGGCCATCTGCTCGCGGCGCCCGGTGAGCATTTTGTGCGCGTAGGCCTGGTGCCCCACGTCGAACAGGATGCGGTCACGTGGCGACTGCAAGACGTAATGCAGCGCCACGATCACATCGGTTGCCCCCAGCGAGGACGCCAGGTGCAGACCGCCCACCGAGCACACCCGCACGATCTCATCGCGGAGCTCCTGCGCCAGCTGTGGCAGCTGCTCGCGTTTCAGGGTCTTGAGGTCGTCCGGCGAGTTCACCGCGTCGAGCAGGCGCTGCGGAACGGGGACGAGGTCGCTGGATGTCATGGTTGTCCTCCGGGACGGGCCGCGAAGTTCCGTGCCGTGAGCAGCAGACCCTCGGGGGTGCGGATCTCGCCCACGAAGGGCGTGAACCAGAGCTGCTGCGTGGCGGGAAACAGGCCGCCCAGGGTGTCGCGGATCTGGCGGGTCACGACCCATACCGTGAAGGTGCCGCCTGGCACCTGGACGGATCGGCGATCCTGCACCAGATAGCGGTACGTCAGGGTGCCCTGACCCTGTACGGTGCCGTCGTCGGCGCGGATCGTCACCTCGCTCTGGCCCTCCCACGTCAGGCCGACCCGCCACGCCGATTCGGACGGATACTCCAGCCACGGCGGCGTGAGCTGCACGTTCACACCAGGCTTGACTAGTCCGTGCAGGTGAACGCCGTCCGCGTCGTAGGTGCGGTACCACGTCTGTGCGGCCCCGCGTCCCGTGAGTTGCGTGGCCTGCACCGGCTGCGCGCCGTACACCGTTGCCCCCTGGGTAGTGAGCGTGTACGGCACGCCGCCGCTCGCCTCGCCCTCGGGCTGGTACGTCCAGGACAGGCCCGTCTGGTGTGGGTAGAACGACACGCCGGTCACCGGGGTGGAACTCTGCACCGTGGGCGGCACAGCCGTGCGCGGCGTACACGCCCACAGCAGTGGAGCGAGCAGCGCCGCGCGCAGAAACAGGGGAGAGCCGGACATGGAAGGTAGCTTAACGGGCCGCATTCGCCTCATTCTGTCAGGAAACATGAAGTTGCCCTGACAGAGCGCCGGGTGCGCGCACCGCCCACCACCGTTCTCAGCGGTCGTTCGCCGGCCCCTGCACCTTGGCCTTCAGCGCCGCCATGGCGTCCTCCAGGGCCTGTTCGCGGCCCAGATCCTTGAGCTGCGCATCGATGTCCCCCTCCTTGCGCAGTTCCTGTGACGCGCGGTTGCGGTCTTCCATGCCCGCAACCTTCTGCTCCATCTCCTCGAAGGCGTCCATCGCGCCGCCGGCCTTGTCGAAACCCGACACCCGGTCGAGGGTCGCGCCAGCCTGCGCGGTCTTCTGCCGGGCCGCCAGCAGCGACTTCTTCGATTCCATCTCGTCGATCTTGGCTTCCAGGGCCCGCAGCTGGGTCTTGAGCTGGTCGATCGTCGTGGTCTGGATCGTGCGCTGCTCCTCGAAGCCGGCCGCCAGATCCTTGGTGTTCTGTGAGCGGCGCAGGGCCTCGCGGGCCAGCTCCTCGTTGCCGCCGCGCAGGGCTTCCTCGGCTTTCTTGGCGTACTCGTCGCTCATGCGGCGGTTGGTGGTGGCCTCGCGCTCCAGCTTCGCGGCCTGTGCCATGGCCTCGGCCACCTCGGCGCGGGCCTCACCGTACGCACCGCGCATGTCCCGCAGCGCCTGCTCGATGATCAGGCCCGGATCCTCGGCCCTGGAGATCAGGTCGTTCACGTTGGCGCGCAGCAGTCGGGACAGTCGGTCAAGGATGCTCATGGTGGTTCCTCCTGAGAAGTGGCGCGGCGGCTGCGGCCGGCCCACCGTGCCGGGGATGGGCCGCAGTTCCTGCTGTCCACACTACGCGCCCGTGCTGGCCTGGGTTGCAGGATCGTCCCGGCACCAGCTTCATCCAGGGCCCTGCCTGGACATCATCCGGGCGCACAGATCAGACCACGTGGCGGATGCCAGACCAGCCAGGACAGTGCCGGGTGGTCTGGCATCCGCCGAGATCCGGGTCAGAAGACGATTGGCTTGAGGCCGACACTCTCGGTGCCACACGCGACGGTCATGTCCTTGCCGGCCGGCGTGACGGTGCAGCCCAGTGCCCGCAGTCCCGACACGGGGAAGATCAGGTTGCGGCCGTCGGTCGCAGGCGCGAGCGGCAGTTCCACGCTGCCCTGGTCGGTCTGGGCCTTGCGTTGCCCGACCGTCACGGTCAGCGCCGGCTGGTCGACCACACTCAGGCGGAAGCGGCCGCTGCCCAGGGGCGTGACCTTCACGACCCCGGCCAGGTCACTGCCCAGCACGTACGGCTGGCCGCGCGTCACGCCGGCGGGCACCCCGGGTGCGGGTGCTGCGGCCCGCACCTGCACGGCGTCCACCACGACCAGCGATTCGTGGTCGGCCAGGGCGCTCAGCAGGACGAAGGCGTTCACCGGCTGCCCGACCTTCGCGGTCACCAGCAGCGTGCTGGCCTTCCCGGTCGTCTTCCACTCACCGGCCGCCCGTCCGGCCAGCCGGCCCCGGATCAGGGGCCGCAGCGTGGACGCGCCGCTCTTCACGTACAGACACACGGCGCTGGCACTGAGCTTCAGGGCGGCCGGGCACGTCACGATCTGTCCCCGGGCGGCCGCACTGATGTCCACCGCCACGGCGCTGACTGCCTGCGTGGTCGTGCCCGCCACCCGTGCCGGAGTGGTCGGCGGTGTGGCCGGCGCCAGCGCCGTGGAGGCCGGTGCGGGAGTTCCCTGGGCGGCCGCGTGCGGCCCGCCCAGCGCCAGGGAACTCAGGGCCAGGGTGATCAGCAGGGAGCGGTGGGTGGCGGAGACAGGAAGGGCCATATCACGGCATGCTATGCGCCCCGCATGAGCGGTGACTTTGAAGCCTGAGCACCTGGGTGTGCCTGGGAGGGCCTGGCGTGTCCGGTGCGTCCCGGCGAGGCTGGTGGCGTGAAGACATTCACAGCGCCGACGTGTGCGCCCAGCTATCGTCTGAACTGATGGTCAGTGCCCCCAACCGCCCCGCCCGCGCCCGCAGCGCCGCCGAAAAGACCCAACGCCGGGACGACATCCTCCGGGCCGCCGAGCGCCTGTGGAATACGTCCACCTACACCGATCTGAGCATGAACCACGTGGCCCGCGAGGCCCAGCTGGCCAAGGGCACCCTGTACCTGTATTTCGATACCAAGGAAGAACTGTTTCTAGCGCTGGTCAGTGAGCACCTCCAGACCTGGATCAACGACACCATCCGTCTGCTTCAGGAGCGCCGGCCGGTCACGCCCGCTGCCGTGGCGGACGCCCTGCTGGACGCCAGCTCGGATGTCGTGCCCCTGCGGCGCCTGATGCTGCTGCTGGGCACCGTGCTGGAGCGCAATGTCCGGCCGGAGCTGACCCGCGACTTCCGCCGTGACGTGACCGCACGCGTCCAGATGCTGATCTCTCACCTGCCCTTCAGCGACACCATGAGCCTGAAGATCCTGCGGCACCTCTACGCCCTGGCGATCGGCTGGCAGCACCTGGCCGAGGAGTTCACGACATCGGCCACGGACGCCGTGGCCGCGCCCGGCCCGGATCCGTATGCCGCCGACTTCGAACTGGCCATGCGAGCGGTGATCGACCGGCTGGCCGCCCAGGACACCGCCCGCCGCTGATCCCCGCGCCCCCTGATCTCGCGGGCCGGGCATGGCCACTGGGGCCGCGGCACCGTCCCGCCGCCGAGACGCCGTACCGGGCCACGTTGCTGCGTATCCTCTGGGGATGACCGGATCCGCCCCCATCTCCGCGCCCGATGCCCTGCCTCTCGATCCGCTCAACACGGCCACGCTGACGATCGCGTGCCCGGATCGCAAGGGCATCGTGGCGGCCGTGTCGGTGTTCCTGCACAACCACGGCGCGAACATCATCCACAGTGACCAGCACAGCACCGATCCGGTCGGCGGCACCTTCTTCATGCGCATGGAGTTTCATCTCGACGGCCTCGATCTGGCGCGCGAGCCCTTCGAGAAGGCCTTCGGCGAGGTGGTGGCTGAGCCCTTCGGCATGGACTGGACGCTCACCTACCGGTCGCAGCCCCGGCGCATGGCGATCCTGGTCAGCCGGTATGACCACTGCTTCCTGGACCTGCTGTGGCGCAAGCGGCGGGGTGAACTGCACGTCGAGATTCCGCTGATCATCTCCAACCACGAGGATCTGCGCCGCGACGCCGAGATGTTCGGCATTCCCTTCCATGTCGTGCCGGTCACGAAGGAGAACAAGGCCGAGGCCGAGGCCGAACAGGTGCGGCTGCTGCACGGGGCGGGCGCGGACTTCGCCGTGCTGGCGCGGTACATGCAGATCCTGTCCGGGGATTTCCTGCGGGGCTTCGGGCGGCCGGTGATCAACATCCACCACTCGTTCCTGCCGGCCTTCGTGGGGGCCAATCCGTACCGCGCCGCCTTCAACCGGGGCGTCAAGCTGATCGGTGCGACCAGCCACTACGTCACCGAGGAACTGGATGCCGGGCCGATCATCGCGCAGGACGTCATCCCGGTCACGCACCGCGAGACGCCGGACTCGCTGATGCGGATGGGACGTGATGTCGAACGGCAGGTGCTGGCCCGTGCCGTGAAGGCCCATGTGGACGATCGCGTGCTCGTGCATGGCAACAAGACGGTCGTGTTCTGAGCAGCACCTCCGGATCCGCCGAGACCCCGGAGCGCGCGGCTCTCCTGACCGAGGGAGACCGCCTGTCGCGCGAACTGGCCCAGACGCTGCATGTCACGCTCGGGGGGCAGGAGCGTGTGATCCTGTTGGGCCGTTCACTGGTCGTGAACCTGATCCCGGCCGTTCAGGAGACGCTGGAGGTCATCAGCCGGCGGGCCGGGCGGCCCCTGCACGCGCCGCTGGTCGTGGACGAGCGGGGCCGCCCGGTGCTGCAGATCGTGACCGCTGACGGCGTGGTCGGGCGAGTCCTGCCCGCCGACGATGTGGTGCGCGACCTGCTGTATGTCCGGGGCCGCCTGGAGCCGACGGTGCACGCCCACCTGCAGGACGGACTGACCGGGGACGAGCACCACGCGACCCGCTGCCTGGTGGCGTGCCTGCGCAGCCGGGCGGTGCTGAGCGCCCTGCAGCGGCTGGTGGCCGGCCTGCTGCGGGCTCCGACGTGAGGATGAGACCCGCTACACTGTTCTCATGGCGACCGTGTACGCAGTGCTGCTGACCCTGCACAACATCAACCGCTGGCTGGTGCTGGTGACCGGCGTGTGGACGCTGATCCGCGCCGTGCCGGGCATCCGCCGCCGCTCACCGTTCACGCCGGCTGACCGGCGTCCGCTGACCGCGTTCACCGGCACGGTGCACCTGCAGCTGATCCTGGGCCTCCTGCTGTACGCCTTCCTGGGCATGCAGGGAGCGCCCGTCTTTGCCGGTGCTTCCAATGTGGGGTTCCAGTGGCAGCACCTGGGTCTCGGGGTTCTGGCGGCGATCACGGCCACCGTGGGGTCGGCCCTGAGCCGCCGCACGCCTACGGATCAGGGCAAGTTCCGCGTGGCGACGACGTGGACGGCGGTAACCCTGCTGCTGGTGCTGCTGCTGATCCCGTGGTGGCGACCCCTGGTGCGCCTGTTCACGGTGTAGTGCTCGCCAGCGGCAGGGCGGGCCAGGTGCCGGTGCCCCGCCGGGTCTGTTCTCGCCGATCGGCCCCTGCCGGCGTGTCCTGCTCGAAGCGCCGGTTCAGGGTGACCGGTGTGCCGAAGGACTGCGGCGCGGCTGGAGCGAAGCCCAGCCGGGAAAAGCGCGCAGCGAGGTTCAGCATGGTCTGGGCCTGTCCCGGGGTCGGGTCGCCCAGCGCGAAATGACCCTCGTGTCCCGACAGGCCCAGCAGCAGCGTCTCGGCCAGACACGTGGGCAGGGTCGTGTCGCGGCCGGGATGGCGGATGCCGGGCACACCTGCCTGAGGGGCATCCACGATCCGGATGTCCGGTCGGTCGAGCAGCAGCTGCGGCCAGAACACGCGGGGACTGGCGGCGTCGAGCACGGTGGCGTCTGGCCCCAGGTGGGCCGCGCGCAGCCCGGACGCCGCCGGACCCAGCACGACCACCAGGCCGCATGTGTGCACATGGAGCAGCTCGGCCGTGGTCTGCGCCCGGCCCGTCGCCACGGTGGCCTGCAGCTCGCGTGGCGGACGCTCGTGGGGGTCGACCAGCAGCAGCGGGTGTGCCGTGTGGCGGGCGAGCAGCGTCGCCACGCCCTGACCGATCCCTGTGCCCGCCCCGACCACCGCGATCCGGGTCTGCGCCGCGCAGTGCCTCAGGACGCGCTGGATCAGCATGAATGTCAGCGCAGCCGTGTAGGCACCACCGGTCGTGACCCCCACGTCCTCCATGCCGCACAGTGCCCTGCCGTACGCGGTGGCCTGCGCCATCCGGCCCCCCAGGCCCACCGTGCGGGCACCGAGGGCCTGGGCGCGGCCGACCGCCCGCAGGATCGTCCGGGTCGCGCGGGCGGAACCGGCCCGCAGCTCGGCCTCGGTCAGGGGCAGCGTGATCACCCAGCCGGCCGGGCGCTCCGGGTTGTCCTCGGAGCGCAGGGTGGCGGTCACGGACGGGCGCAGGGGCAGGTGGCCCAGCGCGTGCTGTGGTAGCCACCCCAGCGGCCCTGGCGGTCGCCCCAGGCCGTGCGCCGCGTCGGCACCGGGGTACGTGAGATACGCGACCGGGTGCCGAGCCCGGTACGTCGGTGCTGCCGCTGTCCCTTCCCTGGTCATGCCGGCAGTGTGCGCCGGTGACCATGATCGCAGCGTGACTGGAGCGGTCACGGCCATGAGCAGCGTGGTCAGGTCGGGGGCAGCAGTCGCCGCACGAGCAGCTCCACCATCTCTGCGGTGTCGTGGCGGCCGTTGATGGACACGGTGAGCAGGTCGAGCAGCAGTCCGTCGACGGCGTAGTGCAGGAGCGCCACCTCGCGCGCTCCACCCGGGAGCCCTGCCTGCGAGTGGAAAGTCACGTCCTGCGCGTAGCTGCGCTCCAGAGTGGAGGTCAGGGCACGGGCGAGTTCCGGGTGCCGGGCCGCCTCCAGCCGCAGTTCGAACAGCGCCAGCGTCAGATCCGGCTGCTCGGTGGTGCGCCGAACGATGGCGTGGATGTACGCGGCAGCCGGTGCGGTGCCGGGTGGCGGCACCTCCGCCGGGGCCGGAGCCAGCCGCTCGAAGATCCGGTGGCCCAGCCCCGCGAGCAGCGCGGTCCGGGTGGAGAAGTAGTTGACGGTGGTGCCCAGCGGCACGCCCGCCTCGCGGTCGGTGGCGCGGTGGGTCAGGTGGCGGGCACCGTGGGCGGCCAGCACGCGCAGCCCGGCGTCGGTCAGCGTCTCGCGGCGGGTGGGATTGGACGGCACGGTGTGAGTGTAGCAGTGACCACGACAGCTGTTGTACTCTGGTACGACACCTGTTGTGGTCAAGGAGGACACCCATGCGCCGACTCGTGTACTACATCGCCAGCAGCGTGGACGGCTTCATCGCCGACTCGGAGGGCAAAACCGACGCCTTTGCGCAATCACCGGAGTACCTCGCCGAACTCGCCGACCGCTTCCCCGATACCTTTCCTGCCCATGTCCGCACGCCCCTGGGCATCGGCGGCCCGAACCGCCAGTTCGACACCGTGCTAATGGGCCGCCATACCTACGAACCGGCCCTCCAGTCCGGCATCACCAGTCCGTATCCCCATCTGGAGCAGTACGTCTTCAGCCGTCGCCTCGCGCCGACGGCAGAGCAGAACCTCCACATCGTCGCTGACGATCCTGTGGCCACCGTGCGCGGCCTCAAGGCGCGGCCCGGCCCCCTGGATCTGTGGCTGTGTGGCGGCGGTCACCTGGCGGCCCAACTGCTGCCAGAGCTGGACGAACTGATCGTGAAGCTCAATCCGGTCGTGCTGGGATCGGGCATCCCCCTGTTCTCGGGCGTGGCGTCCGTGCCCCTGACGCTCGTGGAACAGCAGGCCCTCCACGGCGGCGTGGCGCTCCTGCGGTACCTCCGGGCACAGCACTGACACGGGACAGGCGGCATCGGGCACCGTGCGCCTGACACCGCCTGTCGGCCACGCTTAGCGCTGGGGTTCGATGATCACCTTGCCCGTGGTCTTGCGGTTCAGGATGTCCTGGAAGGCGCGCGCACTGTCGGCCAGCGCATAGGTCGGCCCGACCTGCGGCGTGACCTGCCCGCTGCCCACCAGCTGCGAGAGGATCTGCGCGGCCTCGGCGGTCGCCGCCCGGTCGGACATCAGGCTGGTCAGCCACAGGCCGGTCACGCTCAGGTTGCGCTTCATCAGTTCCACGGGGCGCAGGTTCGCCTGTTCGCGGCTGGCGTTCCCGATCACGATAATCCGCCCCTGGCCCGCCGCCATGTCCAGGCTCTCCTGGAAGCGCTTGCCCCCCACGACTTCCAGGATCAGCGGCACGCCCTGTCCGCCCGCCGCGTCGCGCACCTTCTGCACCCGCTCCTCGTCGTCCTGCAGGAGTGTGACGTCGGCGCCCAGGTCACGGGCGATGCTCAGCTTCTCCTCTGTACTCGCCATGGCGATGACCTTCATATCCAGAGCCTTCGCAAGCTGGATGCTCGCGGTGCCCAGCGCCCCGGCCGCCGCCTGCACCAGAACCCACTCGCCCGCCACGCCGCGCCCCAGGGTCTTCAGGCCGTGGTATGCCGTGAAGTACGACACCGGGAAGGCCGCCGCCTGCGCGCCCGACAGGCTCTGCGGCACCGGGATCAGCCCGGCGGCGTTCACGACCGAGTACCGGGCGAGCGCGCCGCTGCCGCCCAGCGCGGCAACTCGCTGTCCGACCTGTACCCCCGTCACGCCGTCGCCCAGCGACTCGACGATGCCGGCAAACTCCATGCCGGGCGTATAGGGCACCTTGGTGCGGGTCAGGTACTCGCCGGCCACCGCCAGCACATCGGCGAAGTTGATGCCCACGGCCTCGACCTCGATCCTGACCTCGCCGGGGCCGGGAGTGGGCACGGGCACGTCACGGAGTTCCATCACGTCGGGCGGGCCGAGCCGCTCCACCACCATCGCCTTCATCGTGTCGGTCATACCGGTCAGCATACCTGCCAGTTCCCGCGAAGTGAACGTCCGCGTACACCTTGAACGCTGACGTGTTTGACCGGGTTCAGAAATCGTGGAAAGCTGTGGGCCGCCACCGCAATCCAGTTCCCGCCACCCGCCGAAGGAGGCCCACACATGAGCATCGTCGACCAGACCCGCCAGGATGATGTCCTCGTCCTGACCATCAACAACCCGCCCGTCAACGCCTTCTCGCCCGGCGTACCCGAGGGCCTGAAAGCGGGCCTGGACGCCGCCGCGGCCGACGACACTGTCCGGGCCGTGGTCATCATCGGCGGGGGGCGCACCTTCGTCGCCGGGGCGGACATCAGGACCTTCAACCTGCCCCGCGAGCAGTCGCCGGATCTGCGCGGCACCATCCAGAAGCTCGACGGAT from Deinococcus sp. AB2017081 encodes the following:
- the purU gene encoding formyltetrahydrofolate deformylase codes for the protein MTGSAPISAPDALPLDPLNTATLTIACPDRKGIVAAVSVFLHNHGANIIHSDQHSTDPVGGTFFMRMEFHLDGLDLAREPFEKAFGEVVAEPFGMDWTLTYRSQPRRMAILVSRYDHCFLDLLWRKRRGELHVEIPLIISNHEDLRRDAEMFGIPFHVVPVTKENKAEAEAEQVRLLHGAGADFAVLARYMQILSGDFLRGFGRPVINIHHSFLPAFVGANPYRAAFNRGVKLIGATSHYVTEELDAGPIIAQDVIPVTHRETPDSLMRMGRDVERQVLARAVKAHVDDRVLVHGNKTVVF
- a CDS encoding TetR/AcrR family transcriptional regulator, which produces MPSNPTRRETLTDAGLRVLAAHGARHLTHRATDREAGVPLGTTVNYFSTRTALLAGLGHRIFERLAPAPAEVPPPGTAPAAAYIHAIVRRTTEQPDLTLALFELRLEAARHPELARALTSTLERSYAQDVTFHSQAGLPGGAREVALLHYAVDGLLLDLLTVSINGRHDTAEMVELLVRRLLPPT
- a CDS encoding PspA/IM30 family protein; this translates as MSILDRLSRLLRANVNDLISRAEDPGLIIEQALRDMRGAYGEARAEVAEAMAQAAKLEREATTNRRMSDEYAKKAEEALRGGNEELAREALRRSQNTKDLAAGFEEQRTIQTTTIDQLKTQLRALEAKIDEMESKKSLLAARQKTAQAGATLDRVSGFDKAGGAMDAFEEMEQKVAGMEDRNRASQELRKEGDIDAQLKDLGREQALEDAMAALKAKVQGPANDR
- a CDS encoding dihydrofolate reductase family protein — encoded protein: MRRLVYYIASSVDGFIADSEGKTDAFAQSPEYLAELADRFPDTFPAHVRTPLGIGGPNRQFDTVLMGRHTYEPALQSGITSPYPHLEQYVFSRRLAPTAEQNLHIVADDPVATVRGLKARPGPLDLWLCGGGHLAAQLLPELDELIVKLNPVVLGSGIPLFSGVASVPLTLVEQQALHGGVALLRYLRAQH
- a CDS encoding TetR/AcrR family transcriptional regulator — encoded protein: MVSAPNRPARARSAAEKTQRRDDILRAAERLWNTSTYTDLSMNHVAREAQLAKGTLYLYFDTKEELFLALVSEHLQTWINDTIRLLQERRPVTPAAVADALLDASSDVVPLRRLMLLLGTVLERNVRPELTRDFRRDVTARVQMLISHLPFSDTMSLKILRHLYALAIGWQHLAEEFTTSATDAVAAPGPDPYAADFELAMRAVIDRLAAQDTARR
- a CDS encoding NADPH:quinone oxidoreductase family protein; translated protein: MTDTMKAMVVERLGPPDVMELRDVPVPTPGPGEVRIEVEAVGINFADVLAVAGEYLTRTKVPYTPGMEFAGIVESLGDGVTGVQVGQRVAALGGSGALARYSVVNAAGLIPVPQSLSGAQAAAFPVSYFTAYHGLKTLGRGVAGEWVLVQAAAGALGTASIQLAKALDMKVIAMASTEEKLSIARDLGADVTLLQDDEERVQKVRDAAGGQGVPLILEVVGGKRFQESLDMAAGQGRIIVIGNASREQANLRPVELMKRNLSVTGLWLTSLMSDRAATAEAAQILSQLVGSGQVTPQVGPTYALADSARAFQDILNRKTTGKVIIEPQR
- a CDS encoding semialdehyde dehydrogenase, whose protein sequence is MTREGTAAAPTYRARHPVAYLTYPGADAAHGLGRPPGPLGWLPQHALGHLPLRPSVTATLRSEDNPERPAGWVITLPLTEAELRAGSARATRTILRAVGRAQALGARTVGLGGRMAQATAYGRALCGMEDVGVTTGGAYTAALTFMLIQRVLRHCAAQTRIAVVGAGTGIGQGVATLLARHTAHPLLLVDPHERPPRELQATVATGRAQTTAELLHVHTCGLVVVLGPAASGLRAAHLGPDATVLDAASPRVFWPQLLLDRPDIRIVDAPQAGVPGIRHPGRDTTLPTCLAETLLLGLSGHEGHFALGDPTPGQAQTMLNLAARFSRLGFAPAAPQSFGTPVTLNRRFEQDTPAGADRREQTRRGTGTWPALPLASTTP